A genome region from Staphylococcus capitis subsp. capitis includes the following:
- the tsaE gene encoding tRNA (adenosine(37)-N6)-threonylcarbamoyltransferase complex ATPase subunit type 1 TsaE, translating into MITIHNLDEMKQFANVLVKNLKPGDLILLNGDLGAGKTTLTQFIGKALGVKRTINSPTFNIIKSYKGNELKLHHMDCYRLEDHEEDLGFEEYFEDHAVTVIEWSQFISDLLPYQHLTININVINENERTIMIEAQGAHYEMLREVVINELSAH; encoded by the coding sequence TTGATTACTATACACAATTTAGATGAGATGAAACAATTTGCTAATGTTTTAGTGAAAAATCTAAAGCCAGGAGATTTAATTTTATTGAACGGCGATTTAGGTGCTGGTAAAACGACTTTAACACAGTTTATAGGAAAAGCTTTAGGTGTGAAACGAACTATTAATTCACCAACATTTAATATTATTAAATCTTATAAAGGGAATGAACTCAAACTTCATCATATGGATTGCTATCGTTTGGAAGACCATGAAGAAGATTTAGGATTTGAGGAATATTTCGAAGACCATGCTGTTACAGTCATTGAATGGAGTCAGTTTATTTCTGATTTATTACCTTATCAACATTTGACAATCAACATTAATGTTATAAATGAAAATGAACGTACAATAATGATTGAAGCACAAGGTGCACATTACGAAATGTTAAGGGAGGTTGTTATCAATGAATTATCTGCTCATTGA
- the abc-f gene encoding ribosomal protection-like ABC-F family protein, giving the protein MILLQLNDISKSFDGEDIFTNVDFEVKTGERIGVVGRNGAGKSTLMKIIAGVEGYDSGHISKIKNLKMGYLTQQMTLNSTATVFEEMSKPFEHLKNMESLIKEETDWLAQHTSEYETQTYQEHMERYESLTNRFEQLEGYQYESKIKTVLHGLNFTESDFDKPINDFSGGQKTRLSLAQMLLNEPDLLLLDEPTNHLDLETTKWLEDYLKYFKGAIVIISHDRYFLDKIVTQIYDVALGDVKRYVGNYEQFIEQRDQYYEKRMQEYEKQQEEIQKLENFVEKNITRASTSGMAKSRRKTLEKMERIDKPMIDARSANIQFGFERNTGNDVMHIRDLKIGYDSPITQPINIEVFKGDHIAVIGPNGVGKTTLIKTIANKQDKLAGEITFGANLQIGYYDQKQAEFKSNKTILDYVWDQYSHMNEKDVRAVLGRFLFVQEDVKKIINDLSGGEKARLQLALLMLQKDNVLILDEPTNHLDIDSKEMLEQALKHFEGTIIFVSHDRYFINQLANKVFDLNHEGGQMYLGDYQYYIEKTEEAAAIKAQEELNNSSPKTKDNNDTTISSSSYSTQKQQKSQQRKIERQIEQCEAKIEEFETHISYIETQLTQPEVFNDPIKAAELAEKKNNTEQKLEQVMLEWEELQEKL; this is encoded by the coding sequence ATGATACTTTTACAACTTAATGACATCTCGAAATCGTTCGATGGTGAAGATATTTTTACTAATGTAGACTTTGAAGTTAAAACGGGTGAAAGAATAGGTGTCGTTGGTCGAAACGGCGCAGGTAAATCTACATTAATGAAAATTATAGCCGGCGTAGAAGGTTACGATAGCGGTCATATATCAAAAATAAAAAATTTAAAAATGGGCTATCTTACTCAACAAATGACACTTAACTCAACGGCTACAGTCTTCGAAGAGATGTCTAAACCATTTGAACATCTGAAAAATATGGAGAGCTTAATCAAAGAAGAAACTGATTGGTTGGCACAACATACGAGTGAATACGAAACACAAACTTACCAAGAGCATATGGAACGTTACGAGTCATTAACGAACCGGTTTGAACAACTCGAGGGTTATCAATATGAAAGTAAAATAAAAACAGTTCTTCATGGCCTTAATTTTACTGAGAGTGATTTTGATAAACCTATTAATGATTTTAGTGGTGGTCAAAAAACACGCCTTTCACTCGCTCAAATGTTATTAAATGAACCTGATTTACTCTTGCTAGATGAACCAACAAACCACTTAGATCTTGAAACGACAAAATGGTTAGAAGATTATCTTAAATATTTTAAAGGCGCCATCGTTATTATTAGTCATGATAGATACTTCTTAGATAAAATAGTTACTCAAATCTATGATGTAGCTCTCGGAGACGTTAAACGCTATGTAGGTAATTATGAACAATTTATTGAACAACGTGACCAATATTATGAAAAACGTATGCAAGAGTATGAAAAACAACAAGAAGAAATTCAAAAATTAGAAAACTTCGTAGAAAAGAATATTACAAGAGCTTCAACAAGTGGCATGGCTAAAAGTCGACGTAAAACTTTAGAGAAAATGGAACGTATAGACAAGCCGATGATTGACGCGAGAAGTGCCAATATACAATTCGGCTTTGAAAGAAATACAGGTAATGATGTCATGCATATTCGTGATCTTAAAATTGGATATGATTCCCCCATTACTCAACCAATTAATATTGAAGTGTTTAAGGGTGACCATATTGCTGTAATCGGACCAAATGGAGTGGGAAAAACCACTCTAATCAAAACAATCGCCAATAAGCAAGACAAACTAGCTGGAGAAATTACTTTTGGGGCTAATCTTCAAATTGGTTATTATGATCAAAAACAAGCTGAGTTCAAATCAAATAAAACAATTTTAGATTACGTTTGGGATCAGTATTCTCATATGAATGAAAAAGATGTGCGTGCTGTTCTAGGTCGTTTTTTATTTGTACAAGAAGATGTTAAAAAGATCATAAATGATTTATCTGGTGGTGAAAAAGCCCGATTGCAATTAGCTTTATTAATGTTACAAAAAGACAATGTGCTGATACTAGATGAACCTACTAACCACTTAGATATAGATTCTAAAGAAATGTTAGAACAAGCTTTAAAACATTTTGAAGGTACCATTATATTTGTTTCTCACGATAGATACTTTATTAATCAGCTTGCAAATAAAGTATTTGATTTAAATCATGAGGGTGGACAAATGTATCTCGGAGATTATCAATACTATATTGAAAAAACTGAAGAAGCTGCTGCAATAAAAGCTCAAGAAGAATTGAACAATTCTTCTCCAAAAACTAAAGATAATAATGATACCACTATTTCATCCTCATCATATTCAACTCAAAAACAACAAAAGAGTCAACAACGAAAAATCGAACGTCAAATCGAACAATGTGAAGCTAAGATAGAAGAATTTGAAACTCATATTTCATATATTGAGACACAATTAACTCAACCAGAAGTATTTAATGATCCTATTAAAGCTGCAGAATTAGCTGAGAAAAAAAATAATACCGAACAAAAATTAGAACAAGTTATGTTAGAATGGGAAGAATTACAAGAAAAATTATAA
- the tsaD gene encoding tRNA (adenosine(37)-N6)-threonylcarbamoyltransferase complex transferase subunit TsaD — translation MTQQTLILGMETSCDETSVSVIRNGQEILSNTVLSQIDSHKRFGGVVPEVASRHHVEGVTATIEEALDSANVTMHEIDAIAVTQGPGLIGALLIGINAAKALAFAYDKPIIPVHHIAGHIYANHLEQPLTFPLIALIVSGGHTELVYMKDHLNFEIIGETRDDAVGEAYDKVARTINLPYPGGPQIDQLAVKGHDVYDFPRVWLEKDSYDFSFSGLKSAVINKLHNLRQKNEEIVEENVATSFQNSVVEVLTYKAIHACTSYGVKRLIVAGGVASNKGLRAALKDACNKENITLTIPSPSLCTDNAAMIGAAGHYLYQAGLRGDLAMNGENNIDIEDFTMTK, via the coding sequence ATGACACAACAAACTTTAATTCTAGGGATGGAAACCAGTTGTGATGAAACAAGTGTAAGTGTGATTAGAAATGGTCAAGAAATACTTTCTAATACAGTATTAAGTCAAATTGATAGTCATAAACGATTTGGTGGAGTTGTTCCTGAAGTCGCAAGTAGACATCATGTTGAAGGTGTAACAGCTACGATTGAAGAGGCACTTGACTCAGCAAACGTCACTATGCACGAGATTGATGCTATTGCAGTAACACAAGGTCCAGGATTAATAGGTGCATTATTAATAGGAATTAATGCAGCAAAGGCACTCGCTTTTGCTTACGATAAACCTATCATTCCGGTTCACCATATTGCTGGGCATATTTACGCAAATCATCTAGAACAACCACTTACATTTCCACTAATTGCTTTAATCGTTTCAGGCGGACATACAGAGTTAGTTTATATGAAAGATCACCTTAACTTTGAAATTATTGGTGAGACCAGAGATGATGCAGTTGGTGAAGCTTACGATAAAGTGGCTCGTACGATAAACTTACCATATCCTGGCGGTCCTCAAATAGACCAGCTAGCCGTTAAAGGTCACGATGTTTATGATTTTCCAAGGGTTTGGCTTGAAAAGGATAGCTATGATTTTAGCTTCAGTGGATTAAAAAGTGCGGTTATTAATAAATTGCATAATTTAAGACAGAAAAATGAAGAAATTGTTGAAGAGAATGTTGCTACAAGTTTTCAAAATAGTGTCGTTGAAGTATTAACATATAAGGCTATCCATGCTTGTACATCTTATGGTGTTAAACGACTTATTGTGGCAGGTGGTGTAGCAAGTAATAAAGGATTGAGAGCAGCGCTCAAAGATGCTTGTAATAAAGAAAACATTACTTTAACTATACCAAGTCCATCCTTATGTACAGATAATGCTGCAATGATTGGTGCAGCTGGTCATTACTTATATCAAGCTGGATTACGTGGTGATTTAGCTATGAATGGTGAAAATAATATAGACATTGAAGATTTTACGATGACTAAATAA
- the ilvC gene encoding ketol-acid reductoisomerase: MTKVYYDQSVEKDALQGKKIAVIGYGSQGHAHAQNLKDNGYDVVVGIRPGHSFDRAKEDGFDVYPVNEATKQADVVMILLPDEIQGNVYKNEIEPNLEAGNALAFAHGFNIHFGVIQPPADVDVFLVAPKGPSHLVRRTFVEGTAVPALFGVQQDASGHARDIALSYAKGIGATRAGVIETTFKEETETDLFGEQAVLCGGIHKLIQSGFETLVEAGYQKELAYFEVLHEIKLIVDLMYEGSMETVRYSISNTAEFGDYVSGPRVITPEVKNNMKTVLEDIQNGNFANRFVKDNENGFKEFYQLREQQHGHEIEAVGRELRKMMPFIKAKSIQK, translated from the coding sequence ATGACAAAAGTTTATTATGATCAATCAGTTGAAAAAGATGCTTTACAAGGTAAAAAAATTGCAGTAATTGGTTACGGTTCACAAGGACATGCACACGCTCAAAATTTAAAAGACAATGGTTATGATGTAGTCGTTGGTATTCGACCTGGTCATTCTTTCGATAGAGCTAAAGAAGATGGATTTGATGTTTATCCAGTGAATGAGGCTACTAAACAAGCAGATGTAGTAATGATTTTATTACCAGATGAAATCCAAGGTAATGTATATAAAAATGAAATTGAACCTAACTTAGAAGCAGGCAATGCATTAGCTTTTGCGCACGGATTTAACATTCACTTTGGAGTTATTCAACCCCCTGCTGATGTAGATGTATTCTTAGTAGCACCTAAAGGTCCTAGTCATTTAGTAAGACGTACCTTTGTAGAAGGTACTGCTGTACCAGCATTATTCGGTGTACAACAAGATGCTTCAGGTCATGCACGTGATATCGCACTAAGTTATGCCAAAGGTATTGGTGCAACACGTGCTGGTGTTATTGAAACTACATTCAAAGAAGAAACTGAAACTGATTTATTCGGTGAACAAGCTGTACTTTGCGGGGGTATCCATAAATTAATTCAAAGTGGTTTTGAAACTTTAGTAGAAGCTGGATATCAAAAAGAATTAGCATACTTCGAAGTATTACATGAAATAAAATTAATCGTTGATTTAATGTACGAAGGCAGTATGGAAACCGTTCGCTACTCTATTTCAAATACAGCTGAATTTGGTGATTATGTATCTGGACCACGTGTTATCACTCCAGAAGTTAAAAACAACATGAAAACTGTATTAGAAGATATTCAAAACGGTAACTTTGCTAATCGTTTTGTTAAAGACAATGAAAATGGCTTTAAAGAATTTTACCAATTACGTGAACAACAACATGGTCATGAAATCGAAGCAGTTGGTCGTGAATTAAGAAAAATGATGCCATTTATTAAAGCTAAAAGTATTCAAAAATAA
- the rimI gene encoding ribosomal protein S18-alanine N-acetyltransferase: protein MVRPTEEQLNIRKMSVEDVPQVFDIERESFNYSSWTIDAFYHEIEQNQFATYFVIEYDDKIIGYLGMWIVIDQAQITTVAIKKQYRGYGLGQLLLKYVKNYASHTCEVMSLEVRLDNVVAQHVYQNLGFEYGGKRKNYYGEGEDALVMWVNLK from the coding sequence TTGGTTAGACCAACAGAAGAACAATTAAATATTAGGAAAATGAGTGTTGAAGATGTTCCTCAAGTCTTTGATATAGAGCGCGAAAGCTTCAATTATAGTTCATGGACGATTGATGCCTTTTATCATGAAATAGAACAGAATCAATTTGCAACATATTTTGTAATTGAATATGATGATAAAATTATTGGATATTTAGGTATGTGGATTGTTATAGATCAAGCTCAAATTACAACAGTCGCCATTAAAAAACAGTATAGAGGGTACGGACTAGGTCAATTATTACTTAAATATGTTAAAAATTACGCAAGTCATACCTGTGAAGTAATGAGTTTAGAAGTTCGTTTAGATAATGTAGTGGCGCAACATGTATATCAGAATTTAGGATTTGAATATGGTGGAAAAAGAAAAAATTATTATGGTGAAGGTGAGGATGCACTAGTGATGTGGGTGAATTTGAAATGA
- the ilvD gene encoding dihydroxy-acid dehydratase: protein MRSDMIKKGDQQAPARSLLHATGALQKPTDMNKPFVAICNSYIDIVPGHVHLRELADIAKEAIREAGAIPFEFNTIGVDDGIAMGHIGMRYSLPSREIIADAAETVINAHWFDGVFYIPNCDKITPGMILAAVRTNVPAIFCSGGPMKAGLSAHGKALTLSSMFEAVGAFKEGSISKEEFLDMEQNACPTCGSCAGMFTANSMNCLMEVLGLALPYNGTALAVSDQRREMIRQAAFRLVDNIKNDIKPRDIVTREAIDDAFALDMAMGGSTNTVLHTLAIANEAGIDYDLERINEIAKRTPYLSKIAPSSSYSMHDVHEAGGVPAIINELMKKDGTLHPERITVTGKTLKENNKGKEISNFDVIHPLDSPYDHEGGLSVLFGNIAPKGAVIKVGGVDPSIKVFKGKAICFNSHDEAVEAIDNHTVREGHVVVIRYEGPKGGPGMPEMLAPTSSIVGRGLGKDVALITDGRFSGATRGIAVGHISPEAASGGPIGLIRDGDEITIDLTNRKLDVDQPQEELYRRREELQPFKAKVKTGYLARYTSLVTSANTGGIMQVPENLI, encoded by the coding sequence ATGCGAAGCGACATGATCAAAAAAGGAGATCAACAAGCTCCAGCGAGAAGTCTTTTACATGCTACGGGCGCTCTTCAAAAACCTACAGATATGAATAAGCCTTTTGTGGCAATTTGTAATTCTTATATCGATATCGTACCAGGACATGTTCACTTAAGAGAACTTGCTGATATCGCGAAAGAAGCTATTCGTGAAGCGGGTGCAATCCCTTTCGAATTTAATACGATTGGTGTAGATGATGGCATCGCAATGGGACACATTGGAATGAGATATTCATTACCTTCGAGAGAAATTATTGCAGATGCAGCTGAAACAGTAATTAATGCACATTGGTTCGATGGTGTGTTTTATATTCCTAACTGCGATAAAATCACTCCGGGCATGATACTCGCTGCGGTACGTACAAATGTCCCTGCAATTTTTTGTTCAGGTGGCCCAATGAAAGCTGGTCTATCTGCTCACGGTAAAGCACTTACTTTATCTTCAATGTTTGAAGCAGTCGGCGCTTTTAAAGAGGGGTCTATTTCTAAAGAAGAATTTTTAGATATGGAGCAAAATGCCTGCCCTACTTGTGGTTCATGTGCTGGTATGTTCACAGCAAATTCTATGAACTGTTTGATGGAGGTTTTAGGACTCGCCTTACCTTACAATGGAACAGCTTTAGCAGTTAGTGACCAACGTCGTGAAATGATTCGTCAAGCTGCTTTTCGATTAGTAGATAATATTAAAAATGATATAAAACCAAGAGACATCGTTACACGAGAGGCAATTGATGATGCTTTTGCATTAGACATGGCAATGGGCGGCTCAACTAATACTGTGTTGCATACATTAGCAATCGCAAACGAAGCAGGCATTGATTATGACTTAGAACGTATTAATGAAATTGCGAAAAGAACACCCTATCTTTCAAAAATCGCACCTAGCTCTTCTTACTCTATGCACGATGTACATGAAGCTGGTGGTGTTCCCGCTATTATCAATGAGTTAATGAAAAAAGATGGTACGTTACACCCAGAAAGGATTACAGTTACTGGTAAAACATTAAAAGAAAATAATAAAGGAAAGGAAATTTCAAACTTTGATGTTATACATCCTCTCGATAGTCCCTATGATCACGAAGGTGGGCTTTCAGTACTTTTCGGTAATATAGCTCCCAAAGGTGCAGTGATTAAAGTAGGTGGTGTAGATCCCTCTATTAAAGTCTTTAAAGGGAAAGCTATTTGTTTTAACTCTCATGATGAAGCTGTTGAAGCAATTGACAATCATACTGTACGTGAAGGTCATGTTGTAGTTATTCGCTATGAAGGTCCTAAAGGCGGTCCAGGAATGCCTGAAATGTTAGCTCCTACTTCCTCTATTGTTGGCCGAGGATTAGGAAAAGATGTGGCTTTAATTACTGACGGTAGATTTTCAGGTGCTACAAGAGGTATTGCAGTGGGACACATTTCCCCAGAAGCAGCATCTGGTGGCCCTATCGGATTAATTAGAGATGGAGATGAAATTACAATTGATTTAACAAATAGAAAGTTAGATGTTGACCAGCCACAAGAAGAACTTTATCGCAGACGTGAAGAGCTACAACCATTTAAAGCAAAAGTAAAAACAGGATATCTGGCTAGATACACCTCTTTAGTCACAAGTGCTAATACAGGTGGTATTATGCAAGTTCCAGAAAACCTTATTTAA
- a CDS encoding redox-sensing transcriptional repressor Rex, whose protein sequence is MPENNKIPRATLKRLPLYYRFVSTLKSKGIDRVNSKAISEALQIDSATIRRDFSYFGELGKKGYGYNIDSMLEFFKSELSESDEIKIAIVGVGNLGRALLTYNFSIHDEMTITEAFDIREELIGEQVGKVIVKNSNEIKSTLAAEEIDVVILTTPENVAQQVADQLVEAGVKGILNFTPSRVKTPQDVQVHHIDLGIELQSLLFFMKNYSNNN, encoded by the coding sequence ATGCCAGAAAATAATAAAATTCCTCGTGCTACATTAAAGCGTTTACCTTTATATTATAGATTTGTGAGTACATTAAAATCTAAGGGTATTGACCGTGTGAATTCTAAAGCAATTAGTGAAGCTTTACAAATAGATTCGGCAACGATTCGTCGTGATTTTTCTTATTTCGGTGAATTAGGCAAAAAAGGCTATGGTTATAACATTGATAGTATGCTTGAATTTTTCAAGTCTGAACTGAGTGAAAGTGATGAAATTAAAATTGCAATAGTAGGTGTAGGTAATCTAGGTCGTGCGTTACTTACTTACAACTTCTCAATACACGATGAGATGACAATTACAGAAGCTTTTGATATTAGAGAAGAATTGATTGGAGAACAAGTCGGCAAAGTCATAGTTAAAAATAGTAATGAAATAAAATCTACACTAGCAGCAGAAGAAATAGACGTAGTGATATTAACTACTCCTGAAAATGTAGCACAACAAGTTGCTGATCAACTAGTTGAAGCGGGTGTGAAAGGTATACTAAACTTTACGCCAAGCAGAGTTAAAACACCTCAAGACGTACAAGTTCACCACATTGATTTAGGAATTGAACTACAATCACTATTGTTCTTTATGAAGAACTATAGTAATAATAATTAA
- the tsaB gene encoding tRNA (adenosine(37)-N6)-threonylcarbamoyltransferase complex dimerization subunit type 1 TsaB, protein MNYLLIDTSNQPLSVALMQDEKVLIEQTTNIKQNHSVQLMPETQKLFEQSQVDKQEITDIVVAEGPGSYTGLRIGVTVAKTLAYALQTRLYGVSSLKALAATIKDEHRLLVPIFDARREAVYTGVYQYVNGELTTIIEDGYLSINDLKDKLHALNQEYVFIGFNLENIKHLLDSEVIESLPKASVMKSLIQQPENIHSFTPKYHKLSEAERNWLDQQKNN, encoded by the coding sequence ATGAATTATCTGCTCATTGATACATCTAATCAGCCGTTATCAGTTGCACTCATGCAGGATGAAAAAGTGTTAATTGAACAAACTACAAATATTAAACAAAATCATTCAGTTCAATTGATGCCTGAGACTCAAAAGTTATTTGAACAGTCTCAAGTTGATAAACAAGAAATCACAGACATAGTTGTTGCAGAAGGACCGGGTTCATACACAGGTTTAAGAATCGGTGTGACTGTGGCTAAAACGTTAGCTTACGCTTTACAAACTCGATTATATGGTGTGTCATCACTTAAAGCTCTTGCTGCAACTATTAAAGATGAGCATAGATTATTAGTACCTATCTTTGACGCAAGAAGAGAAGCGGTTTATACAGGTGTTTATCAATACGTTAATGGTGAATTAACTACAATCATTGAGGATGGATATTTATCAATTAATGATTTAAAAGATAAACTTCATGCGCTAAATCAAGAATATGTTTTTATTGGGTTTAATTTAGAAAATATAAAGCATTTATTAGATAGCGAAGTGATTGAAAGTTTACCTAAAGCTTCAGTTATGAAATCCTTAATTCAACAACCTGAAAATATCCATTCATTTACACCGAAGTATCATAAATTATCAGAGGCGGAAAGAAATTGGTTAGACCAACAGAAGAACAATTAA
- the ilvB gene encoding biosynthetic-type acetolactate synthase large subunit, with protein MSNQKESPSFTTVTAISKENTDTLNVSESQEPEYLQQQTVNQMRSGSQLLFEALQHEDVDFIFGYPGGAVLPLYDTFYDGQIKHILARHEQGATHAAEGYARVSGKTGVVVVTSGPGATNAITGITDAHSDSLPLVVFTGQVATPGIGKDAFQEADLLSMTTPITKQNYQIKNVEDIPKIVHEAFHVANSGRKGPVVIDFPKDMGILSTNVGLSNEINLPHYQVKSEPEDIDIKTLVSYISKSKKPIILAGSGINHSKSNQLLTEFVTKYQIPTVTTLLGLGAIPYEHPLFLGMGGMHGSYASNMALTECDLLINLGSRFDDRLASKPDAFAPNAKIVHVDIDPSEINKVIQTDLGIVADCKLVLEALSSENVTTAHHEEWIHYCKQNKQKHPFKYDKNEDDTFSKPQKSIEYIGKITNGDAIVTTDVGQHQMWAAQFYPFKDHGQWVTSGGLGTMGFGIPSAIGAQLASPDKTVVCFVGDGGFQMTNQEMALLPEYNLNVKIVLINNGTLGMVKQWQDKFFNQRFSHSVFNDQPDFIKMAEAYGINGYLIDSSDKLESQIDAAFNHNGPALIEVRISPVEPVNPMVPSGKSNHEMEGL; from the coding sequence ATGTCTAATCAAAAAGAAAGCCCCTCTTTTACAACGGTAACCGCGATTAGTAAAGAAAATACTGATACATTAAATGTTTCTGAATCACAAGAACCAGAATACCTTCAACAACAAACTGTTAATCAAATGCGTAGTGGTTCTCAACTTTTATTCGAAGCTTTACAACATGAGGACGTTGATTTTATTTTTGGTTACCCAGGCGGTGCTGTATTGCCACTTTATGACACATTTTATGATGGACAAATCAAGCATATCTTAGCAAGACATGAACAAGGTGCAACCCATGCCGCAGAAGGATATGCACGTGTCTCAGGTAAAACTGGTGTAGTTGTTGTCACTAGTGGCCCAGGAGCTACAAATGCAATTACTGGAATCACAGATGCTCATAGTGATTCATTACCCTTAGTCGTTTTTACAGGTCAAGTAGCAACACCAGGAATTGGAAAAGATGCCTTCCAAGAAGCAGATTTACTTTCAATGACAACACCAATTACTAAACAAAATTATCAAATTAAAAATGTTGAAGATATTCCTAAAATAGTTCATGAAGCATTTCATGTAGCTAATTCAGGAAGAAAAGGTCCTGTCGTCATTGATTTCCCGAAAGACATGGGAATTTTATCAACAAACGTTGGTTTATCAAATGAAATCAATTTGCCTCATTATCAAGTTAAAAGTGAACCAGAAGATATAGACATTAAGACATTAGTTTCATATATTAGTAAATCTAAAAAGCCTATTATTCTCGCAGGTTCAGGTATCAATCATTCTAAATCAAATCAATTATTAACAGAATTTGTCACTAAATATCAAATCCCTACCGTAACCACACTATTAGGTCTTGGTGCAATACCTTACGAACATCCCCTGTTCTTAGGAATGGGAGGCATGCATGGTTCATATGCAAGTAATATGGCACTCACTGAATGTGATTTACTCATTAATTTAGGTAGTCGTTTTGATGACCGACTAGCTAGCAAACCTGATGCATTTGCACCAAACGCTAAGATAGTTCACGTAGACATCGATCCTTCAGAAATCAATAAAGTCATTCAAACAGATTTAGGTATTGTTGCCGATTGTAAACTCGTTTTAGAAGCTTTATCTTCTGAGAATGTCACAACAGCTCATCATGAAGAATGGATTCATTATTGTAAACAGAATAAGCAAAAACATCCATTCAAATACGATAAAAATGAAGATGATACATTTAGTAAACCTCAAAAGTCAATTGAATACATCGGAAAAATTACAAATGGCGATGCAATCGTCACTACTGATGTAGGCCAACATCAAATGTGGGCTGCTCAGTTCTACCCTTTCAAAGACCATGGTCAATGGGTAACTAGTGGCGGATTAGGTACGATGGGATTTGGTATTCCTTCTGCGATTGGTGCACAACTCGCTTCTCCTGATAAAACTGTCGTATGCTTCGTCGGAGATGGTGGTTTCCAAATGACTAATCAAGAAATGGCGCTATTGCCTGAATACAACCTGAACGTGAAAATAGTGTTAATCAATAATGGTACGTTAGGTATGGTTAAACAATGGCAAGACAAATTCTTTAACCAGCGCTTCTCTCATTCAGTATTTAATGATCAACCTGATTTTATTAAAATGGCTGAAGCATATGGTATCAATGGATATCTAATTGATTCATCGGACAAACTTGAATCACAAATCGATGCAGCTTTCAATCATAATGGTCCAGCGTTAATTGAAGTTCGCATCTCTCCTGTAGAACCTGTCAATCCTATGGTACCTAGTGGTAAATCTAATCACGAGATGGAGGGATTATAA